The Apis mellifera strain DH4 linkage group LG8, Amel_HAv3.1, whole genome shotgun sequence genome contains a region encoding:
- the LOC551338 gene encoding uncharacterized protein LOC551338: protein MRPDSRSVSFTFHREILNINNSPEITKKIRRRLQDRFEKEKSGDSCKGKMSKEKQTSDRSWNNLTLGNMSADSRRALRSGAEKLSKTISSVRITFGTISQKFKSSTRRRQRLEEQQSPNSICKMQTPQTRSRQLLGRTPTKLYSPFGIESPKHAWNKENNETPVHSPAETRYLQCRPFRFSRAKGFSVLR from the exons atgcgACCGGATTCACGCAGCGtttcatttacatttcatCGGGAAATTCTGAATATCAACAATTCACcggaaattacaaaaaagataaGACGACGTCTTCAAGatcgtttcgagaaagaaaaatctggaGATTCCTGTAAAGGAAAAATGTCAAAGGAAAAACAAACAAGTGATCGTAGTTGGAACAATTTAACTCTGGGAAATATGTCAGCGGATTCTAGACGTGCTCTGCGAAGTGGAGCTGAGAAATTATCCAAAACCATATCTTCCGTACGCATAACTTTTGGAACTATTTCACAG AAATTCAAAAGTTCTACACGAAGACGTCAAAGATTGGAAGAGCAACAATCTCCTAATAGTATTTGTAAAATGCAGACTCCTCAAACCCGTTCTCGTCAACTTCTTGGTCGAACACCAACAAAACTTTATAGTCCTTTTGGCATAGAATCTCCAAAACATGCATGGAATAAAGAGAATAATGAAACACCAGTGCACAGTCCTGCAGAAACACGATATCTCCAGTGTAGACCTTTTCGTTTTTCAAGAGCCAAAGGATTTTCTGTATTAagataa